A single window of Candidatus Omnitrophota bacterium DNA harbors:
- a CDS encoding cobalamin B12-binding domain-containing protein, with translation MMPLNVVLVNPGSRTQIYQGLSNTLTAIEPPVWAGLMATFLRRRGFSVAIIDAEAEELTPQQVADRLALLQPRLTAVVVYGHQPSASTQNMTAAGATCTAIKQAGVDTTVCLVGGHVAALPQQTLREEDADYVGGGEGLYTLLDLASALASSSTIDPRKIRGLWWREGSGIHSNPSAPLVKQLDEEMPEIAWDLLPMEKYRAHNWHCFDGLVRQPYAAIYTTLGCPYHCTFCCIQAPFKSGEKELGYKDSVNSYRFWSIPKVIAQIDRLVNEYGVRNIKIADEMFVLNPRHVVGICEAIIERGYDLNIWAYTRVDTVREDMIEKLKAAGVNWLAFGIEAANARVRDDVQKGIGEEDIAKTIRRVQAAGIHVIGNYIFGLPEDDLSTMQETLDLALELNCEFANFYSAMAYPGSALYDAALKEGWRLPERWSGYSQHAVDTLPLPTKHLSGAEVLKFRDHAFHVYFSNPRYLEMVERKFGSKTAAHINEMVSHRLIRQQTVTQEITAR, from the coding sequence ATGATGCCGCTTAACGTCGTGCTGGTCAATCCGGGGAGCCGCACGCAGATCTACCAGGGCTTAAGCAATACGCTCACCGCGATTGAGCCGCCGGTTTGGGCCGGACTGATGGCGACATTTTTGCGCCGGCGGGGCTTTTCCGTCGCCATCATTGACGCTGAAGCCGAAGAGCTGACCCCGCAGCAGGTGGCGGATCGCCTGGCTCTGCTTCAGCCTCGCCTGACCGCCGTGGTCGTCTATGGCCATCAGCCCTCCGCCTCAACGCAGAACATGACCGCGGCTGGGGCGACGTGCACCGCCATCAAACAGGCCGGGGTGGACACGACGGTGTGCTTAGTCGGCGGCCATGTGGCCGCCCTGCCGCAGCAGACGCTGCGCGAAGAGGACGCGGATTACGTCGGCGGCGGAGAAGGGCTCTATACGCTGCTGGACCTGGCAAGTGCGCTGGCGTCGTCCTCGACCATCGATCCTCGGAAGATTCGCGGCCTCTGGTGGCGGGAGGGGAGCGGCATCCACAGCAATCCCTCCGCCCCCCTCGTCAAACAGCTTGATGAGGAGATGCCGGAGATCGCCTGGGATCTGCTGCCGATGGAGAAGTACCGCGCCCACAACTGGCACTGTTTCGATGGGTTGGTGCGGCAACCGTACGCGGCGATTTACACGACCCTGGGCTGCCCCTACCACTGCACGTTCTGCTGCATCCAAGCACCGTTTAAGAGCGGCGAGAAGGAGCTCGGGTACAAGGACTCCGTCAACAGTTACCGGTTTTGGAGCATCCCGAAGGTCATCGCGCAGATCGACCGGCTCGTGAACGAGTACGGCGTGCGCAACATCAAGATCGCGGATGAAATGTTCGTCTTAAATCCGCGGCACGTCGTGGGAATCTGCGAGGCGATCATCGAGCGGGGCTACGACCTCAACATTTGGGCCTACACCCGCGTGGACACGGTCCGCGAAGACATGATCGAGAAGCTTAAAGCGGCCGGGGTCAACTGGCTCGCGTTCGGGATCGAAGCGGCCAATGCCCGGGTGCGCGATGACGTGCAGAAAGGCATCGGGGAGGAGGACATCGCCAAGACCATCCGCCGGGTCCAAGCAGCCGGGATTCACGTGATCGGCAATTACATCTTCGGGTTGCCTGAAGATGATCTCTCCACGATGCAGGAAACCTTGGATCTGGCCCTTGAGCTCAACTGCGAGTTTGCGAATTTTTACTCGGCCATGGCGTATCCGGGTAGCGCGCTGTATGACGCGGCGTTGAAGGAGGGGTGGCGGCTGCCCGAGCGGTGGTCCGGCTATTCCCAGCATGCGGTGGATACGCTGCCGCTGCCGACGAAGCATCTTTCCGGCGCTGAGGTGCTCAAGTTTCGGGATCACGCGTTTCACGTCTATTTCTCCAACCCGCGGTATCTGGAGATGGTCGAGCGGAAGTTCGGATCCAAGACCGCAGCGCACATCAACGAGATGGTGTCGCATCGCCTCATCCGGCAACAGACGGTCACTCAGGAAATCACCGCTCGATGA